Proteins from one Setaria italica strain Yugu1 chromosome V, Setaria_italica_v2.0, whole genome shotgun sequence genomic window:
- the LOC101770178 gene encoding uncharacterized protein LOC101770178 isoform X2 — protein sequence MRDAAPRRALPRPPRCRRRLRLWLPRRPLVSKTGKTVEWTSKDLLNGLEEFVPIYETRPIKNNMYGMGFDHSFGLWFMTRWLKPDLMIESGAFKGHSTWVLRQAMPNTRIISLSPRHPEKYMKKGPAYVDENCTYLAGKNFVDFGSVDWEKLLRNHGISDSSRVLVFFDDHQSELKRLKQALKAGFQHLIFEDNYDTGTGDHYSLRQICDQPYIRGGGHSCFWDSDEARLRSKRKKLWEKAVEIDDLCGEGDAWWGVRGYMRDNFNHSNKAISYEEHFQNSRFVESMVDLYWELPPVAGPSLTHQTRYDPARAADPIIEDGRYALFRRTGLERLDASVFNGYTQMAYVEISSSKLNTNDV from the exons ATGCGCGACGCCGCGCCTCGACGCGCGCTTCCTCGCCCtccccgatgccgccgccgcctccgacttTGGCTCCCTCGGCGTCCCCTGGT ATCAAAAACAGGGAAGACAGTGGAATGGACTTCTAAAGACCTACTTAATGGATTGGAAGAATTTGTGCCAATATACGAGACCCGCCCCATCAAGAATAACATGTATGGAATGGGCTTTGATCACAGCTTTGGGCTCTGGTTCATGACTCGCTGGCTTAAACCGGATCTGATGATTGAAAGTGGTGCTTTCAAGGGGCACTCTACTTGGGTTTTGCGGCAGGCCATGCCAAATACTAGGATTATATCACTCTCTCCTAGGCACCCTGAGAAATATATGAAGAAGGGACCTGCATATGTTGATGAGAACTGTACTTATCTTGCTGGGAAGAATTTTGTCGATTTTGGAAGCGTTGATTGGGAAAAACTATTGAGAAATCATGGCATTTCTGATTCCAGTAGGGTGCTTGTTTTCTTTGATGACCACCAAAGCGAGTTGAAAAG GTTAAAGCAGGCACTAAAAGCTGGATTTCAGCATCTCATATTTGAGGACAACTATGATACTGGTACAGGTGACCATTATTCCTTGAGGCAGATATGTGATCAACCATACATCAGAG GTGGTGGACATAGCTGCTTTTGGGATAGTGATGAAGCAAGATTAAGGTCGAAACGGAAGAAGCTTTGGGAGAAGGCCGTGGAGATAGATGATCTATGTGGAGAGGGTGATGCATGGTGGGGTGTTCGAGGTTACATGCGAGACAATTTCAACCATAGCAATAAGGCCATTTCATATGAAGAGCATTTCCAGAACAGTAGGTTTGTTGAATCTATGGTGGATTTGTATTGGGAGCTTCCTCCTGTTGCTGGTCCATCCTTAACACATCAAACAAGGTATGACCCAGCACGTGCAGCTGACCCTATCATCGAAGATGGTCGCTATGCCCTTTTCAGAAGAACCGGTCTAGAAAGATTGGATGCATCAGTGTTCAACGGTTACACCCAGATGGCATATGTTGAGATATCAAGTTCAAAGTTGAACACAAATGATGTTTGA
- the LOC101770862 gene encoding anthocyanidin 5,3-O-glucosyltransferase, with product MKKSVVLYPGLGVGHLTPMVELAKVFLQHGAAVTVALVEPPTKSPDFSAAVARAAASNPSVTFHVLPPPAPADDSSSSSDGTVAHRIVMMFDYLKAMCAPLRDFLRSLPAVDALVLDMFCGDALDVAAELKLPVYYLYSSAAGDLAVFVNLARATTSYEGLGDSPVSFPGAPPFKASDLPKEVVNGSPGAKAILRALYRIPEADGILINTFESLETQAVRALRDGLCVPDHSTPPVYCIGPLVSGGGEKEHECLRWLDTQPDKSVVFLSFGSMGTFPKKQLEEIAIGLENSGQRFLWVVRSPRNPEAMLAQPLPEPDLDALLPEGFLGRTKDTGLVIKSWAPQVDVLRHRATGAFVTHCGWNSTLEGITAGLPLLCWPMYAEQRMNKVFIVEEMKLGVEMKGYNEEVVKAEEVETKVKWVMESEGGQALRKRVVEVKERAAEALKEGGSSHAAFVEFLKDLDT from the coding sequence ATGAAGAAGAGCGTGGTTCTGTACCCGGGCCTCGGCGTCGGCCACCTTACGCCGATGGTCGAGCTGGCAAAGGTCTTCCTCCAGCacggcgccgccgtcaccgtcgcGCTCGTCGAGCCGCCCACCAAGTCCCCCGACTTCTCCGCAGCGgtcgcccgcgccgcggcctcCAACCCGTCCGTCACCTTCCACGTcctgccgccgcctgctccggcTGACGATTCTTCCAGCTCCAGCGACGGTACGGTAGCGCACCGCATCGTCATGATGTTCGACTACCTCAAGGCCATGTGCGCGCCGCTCCGCGACTTCCTCCGCTCGCTGCCCGCCGTCGACGCGCTCGTCCTCGACATGTTCTGCGGCGACGCcctcgacgtcgccgccgagctCAAGCTGCCCGTCTACTACCTCTActcctcggccgccggcgacctggCCGTCTTCGTCAACCTGGCTCGCGCGACCACGAGTTACGAGGGGCTCGGCGACTCCCCCGTCTCGTTCCCCGGCGCTCCTCCGTTCAAAGCTTCGGACTTGCCCAAAGAGGTTGTGAACGGCAGCCCGGGAGCAAAGGCCATCCTCCGCGCGCTCTACCGGATTCCAGAGGCCGACGGGATTCTCATCAACACCTTCGAGTCCCTGGAGACGCAGGCGGTGCGCGCTCTGAGGGACGGCCTGTGCGTTCCCGACCATTCCACGCCGCCGGTTTACTGCATCGGGCCGCTGGTCTCCGGGGGTGGAGAGAAGGAGCACGAGTGCCTCCGGTGGCTGGACACGCAGCCAGACAAGAGCGTCGTGTTCCTCTCCTTCGGAAGCATGGGCACGTTCCCCAAAAAGCAGCTTGAGGAGATCGCCATTGGGTTGGAGAACTCAGGGCAGAGGTTTCTATGGGTGGTGCGGAGCCCGCGGAACCCCGAGGCCATGCTTGCCCAGCCACTCCCGGAGCCGGACCTCGACGCCCTTCTCCCGGAGGGATTCTTGGGGAGGACCAAGGACACCGGGCTTGTGATCAAGTCTTGGGCACCACAAGTGGATGTGCTACGCCATAGAGCGACCGGCGCGTTCGTcacgcactgcgggtggaactcgacaCTTGAAGGCATCACGGCGGGGCTGCCCTTGTTGTGCTGGCCAATGTACGCGGAGCAGAGAATGAACAAGGTGTTCATCGTGGAGGAGATGAAGCTCGGGGTGGAGATGAAGGGCTACAATGAGGAGGTGGTgaaggcagaggaggtggagaCGAAGGTCAAGTGGGTGATGGAGTCTGAAGGTGGGCAGGCGCTCAGAAAGAGGGTGGTAGAAGTGAAAGAAAGAGCGGCCGAAGCACTCAAAGAAGGGGGCTCATCTCATGCAGCTTTTGTTGAATTCTTGAAGGATCTGGATACATGA
- the LOC101771647 gene encoding acetyl-CoA acetyltransferase, cytosolic 1, which translates to MASDGITPRDVCVVGVARTPMGGFLGALSSLPATKLGSIAIEAALKRANVDPVLVQEVYFGNVLSANLGQAPARQAALGAGIPNTVVCTTVNKVCASGMKATVFAAQSIQLGINDIVVAGGMESMSNAPKYIAEARKGSRFGHDTLVDAMLKDGLWDVYNDCAMGMCAELCADNHALTREDQDAFAIQSNERGIAARDSGAFSWEIVPIEVPVGRGKLPVRIEKDESLDKFDPVKLKKLHPSFKENGGTVTAGNASSISDGAAALVLVSGQKAQELGLQVLARIRGYADAAQAPELFTTTPALAIPKAIANAGLESSNVDFYEINEAFSAVVLANQKLLGIPSEKTNVHGGAVSLGHPLGCSGARILVTLLGVLREKGGKIGVAGVCNGGGGASALVLELA; encoded by the exons ATGGCTTCCGACGGAATCACCCCCAGAG ATGTATGTGTTGTTGGAGTTGCACGCACCCCTATGGGTGGTTTCCTTGGCGCCTTGTCTTCCTTGCCTGCAACAAAACTTGGCTCTATAGCAATTGAAG CTGCTCTGAAAAGAGCAAATGTGGATCCGGTCCTTGTGCAGGAGGTCTACTTTGGAAACGTCTTGAGTGCTAATTTGGGACAAGCTCCTGCAAGGCAAGCTGCGCTGGGTGCAGGGATACCAAACACTGTTGTCTGTACCACGGTTAACAAAGTCTGTGCATCTGGCATGAAAG CTACTGTGTTTGCAGCGCAGTCAATTCAACTGGGTATCAATGACATTGTTGTGGCAGGTGGCATGGAAAGCATGTCCAATGCCCCAAAGTACATTGCTGAAGCTAG GAAAGGTTCTCGTTTTGGACATGACACACTTGTCGATGCCATGCTTAAGGATGGTCTTTGGGACGTATACAATGATTGTGCCATGGGAATGTGTGCCGAGCTTTGTGCTGACAATCATGCCCTTACAAGAGAAGATCAG GATGCTTTTGCCATCCAAAGCAACGAGCGTGGAATTGCTGCTCGTGACAGTGGCGCTTTTTCATGGGAGATTGTTCCG ATTGAAGTTCCTGTCGGGAGGGGAAAACTTCCAGTACGTATTGAGAAAGATGAAAGCCTGGACAAG TTTGACCCAGTAAAACtgaagaaactccatccaagtTTCAAGGAGAATGGTGGTACTGTTACAGCTGGTAATGCTTCTAGTATAAG TGATGGAGCTGCTGCGTTAGTTTTGGTGAGTGGGCAGAAGGCTCAAGAGCTTGGCCTGCAAGTCCTTGCAAGGATCAGAGGATATGCAGATGCAGCTCAA GCTCCAGAGCTTTTTACAACTACCCCAGCACTTGCCATACCGAAGGCTATCGCAAATGCTGGATTAGAGTCATCCAATGTTGATTTTTATGAGATTAACGAAGCCTTTTCG GCTGTTGTACTTGCAAATCAAAAGCTTCTTGGGATTCCTTCG GAAAAGACTAATGTCCATGGAGGAGCTGTATCTTTAGGTCATCCTCTTGGGTGCAGTGGTGCTCGTATTTTGGTCACCCTTCTTGGT GTACTTAGGGAGAAGGGGGGCAAGATCGGGGTTGCTGGTGTCTGcaatggtggaggtggagcatcAGCACTTGTTCTCGAGCTTGCATAA
- the LOC101772046 gene encoding UDP-glycosyltransferase 88A1, with product MDNGPAKQTVVLYPGGGVGHVGPMTELAKVFLDHGHDVTMVLIEPPIKSTDSGAGFIERVAASNPSITFHVLPSIPPPDFASSPKHPFLLMLELMRLYNEKLESFLRSIPRERLHSLVIDMFCTQAIDVATKLGVPVYTFFASGAGVLAVLTQLPALLAGRQSGLKELGDTPLEFLGVPPMPASHLIRELLEDPEDELCKTMVNIWKRNTDTQGVLVNTFYSLESRALQAFRDPLCVPGEVLPPVYSVGPLVGKGGADKEEAERHECVAWLDAQPERSVVFLCWGSKGSLSEEQIKEIAAGLEKSGQRFLWVVRTPAGTDDPKRYLEKRPEPDLDALLPEGFLERTKGRGFVVKSWAPQVDVLMHPATGAFVTHCGWNSTLEAIVAGVPMLCWPLGAEQKMNKVLMVDESMSIGVELEGYNTGFVKAEEIEAKVKLVLESGEGRELRERAAELKKEAEAAMEDGGSSRMAFLQFLSDVKNLRG from the coding sequence ATGGACAACGGACCCGCGAAGCAGACCGTTGTTCTgtaccccggcggcggcgtcgggcacGTCGGACCCATGACGGAGCTCGCCAAGGTCTTCCTCGACCACGGCCACGATGTCACCATGGTGCTCATCGAGCCGCCGATCAAGTCGACCGACTCCGGCGCCGGCTTCATCGAGCGCGTCGCCGCCTCCAACCCGTCCATCACCTTCCACGTGCTCCCGTCGATCCCACCCCCTGACTTCGCTAGCTCCCCCAAGCACCCTTTCCTCCTCATGCTGGAGCTGATGCGCCTGTACAACGAGAAGCTCGAGAGCTTCCTCCGCTCCATCCCCCGGGAGCGCTTGCACTCCCTTGTCATCGACATGTTCTGCACCCAAGCCATCGACGTGGCCACCAAGCTGGGCGTCCCCGTCTACACGTTCTTCGCATCGGGCGCCGGGGTTCTCGCCGTCCTAACCCAGTTGCCGGCGCTGCTTGCCGGCAGGCAATCGGGCTTGAAGGAGCTTGGAGATACGCCCCTCGAGTTCCTTGGCGTTCCGCCGATGCCGGCGTCCCATCTGATCAGGGAACTGCTCGAGGACCCGGAGGACGAGCTTTGCAAGACCATGGTGAACATCTGGAAGCGCAACACGGACACCCAGGGCGTTCTGGTCAACACGTTCTACTCGTTGGAGAGCCGAGCCCTGCAGGCGTTCAGGGATCCCCTGTGCGTCCCCGGCGAGGTGCTGCCTCCGGTCTACTCCGTCGGGCCGTTGGTTGGCAAGGGCGGGGCGGacaaggaggaggccgagaggCACGAGTGCGTCGCATGGCTTGACGCACAGCCGGAGCGCAGCGTCGTGTTCCTCTGCTGGGGGAGCAAAGGCTCGCTGTCGGAGGAACAGATCAAGGAGATCGCTGCTGGCCTGGAGAAGTCCGGGCAACGTTTCCTGTGGGTCGTGCGCACGCCGGCCGGCACCGACGACCCCAAAAGATACCTGGAGAAACGCCCCGAGCCAGACCTCGACGCGCTCCTGCCAGAGGGGTTCTTGGAGCGGACCAAGGGCCGTGGCTTCGTCGTCAAGTCGTGGGCACCGCAGGTGGACGTCCTCATGCACCCAGCTACCGGCGCTTTCGTGAcccactgcgggtggaactcgacgcTGGAGGCCATCGTAGCGGGCGTGCCTATGCTGTGCTGGCCGCTGGGCGCGGagcagaagatgaacaaggtgCTCATGGTCGACGAGAGCATGAGCATCGGGGTGGAGCTGGAGGGGTACAATACAGGCTTCGTCAAGGCAGAGGAGATTGAGGCGAAGGTGAAGCTGGTGTTGGAGtctggggaggggagggagcttaGGGAACGAGCGGCGGAGCTGAAGAAAGAAGcggaggcggcgatggaggACGGTGGCTCGTCGCGGATGGCGTTTCTCCAGTTCTTGTCGGATGTTAAGAACCTTAGGGGGTAA
- the LOC101770178 gene encoding uncharacterized protein LOC101770178 isoform X1 translates to MHDIGLSARAAGASSSSSSSPSAAGDDDDESKTRKAHPAFVSSAYTRLHSSHRAVASLLLLLTVAVAAFLAGRARPSIECATPRLDARFLALPDAAAASDFGSLGVPWCRSKTGKTVEWTSKDLLNGLEEFVPIYETRPIKNNMYGMGFDHSFGLWFMTRWLKPDLMIESGAFKGHSTWVLRQAMPNTRIISLSPRHPEKYMKKGPAYVDENCTYLAGKNFVDFGSVDWEKLLRNHGISDSSRVLVFFDDHQSELKRLKQALKAGFQHLIFEDNYDTGTGDHYSLRQICDQPYIRGGGHSCFWDSDEARLRSKRKKLWEKAVEIDDLCGEGDAWWGVRGYMRDNFNHSNKAISYEEHFQNSRFVESMVDLYWELPPVAGPSLTHQTRYDPARAADPIIEDGRYALFRRTGLERLDASVFNGYTQMAYVEISSSKLNTNDV, encoded by the exons ATGCACGACATCGGCCtctccgcccgcgccgccggcgcgtcctcttcctcctcctcctccccctccgccgccggcgacgacgacgacgagtccAAGACCCGGAAAGCGCACCCCGCCTTCGTCTCGTCCGCCTACACCCGCCTCCACTCCTCCCATCGCGCCGTCGCCtccctgctgctcctcctcaccgtcgccgtcgccgccttcctGGCTGGCCGCGCCCGCCCTAGCATCGAATGCGCGACGCCGCGCCTCGACGCGCGCTTCCTCGCCCtccccgatgccgccgccgcctccgacttTGGCTCCCTCGGCGTCCCCTGGT GCAGATCAAAAACAGGGAAGACAGTGGAATGGACTTCTAAAGACCTACTTAATGGATTGGAAGAATTTGTGCCAATATACGAGACCCGCCCCATCAAGAATAACATGTATGGAATGGGCTTTGATCACAGCTTTGGGCTCTGGTTCATGACTCGCTGGCTTAAACCGGATCTGATGATTGAAAGTGGTGCTTTCAAGGGGCACTCTACTTGGGTTTTGCGGCAGGCCATGCCAAATACTAGGATTATATCACTCTCTCCTAGGCACCCTGAGAAATATATGAAGAAGGGACCTGCATATGTTGATGAGAACTGTACTTATCTTGCTGGGAAGAATTTTGTCGATTTTGGAAGCGTTGATTGGGAAAAACTATTGAGAAATCATGGCATTTCTGATTCCAGTAGGGTGCTTGTTTTCTTTGATGACCACCAAAGCGAGTTGAAAAG GTTAAAGCAGGCACTAAAAGCTGGATTTCAGCATCTCATATTTGAGGACAACTATGATACTGGTACAGGTGACCATTATTCCTTGAGGCAGATATGTGATCAACCATACATCAGAG GTGGTGGACATAGCTGCTTTTGGGATAGTGATGAAGCAAGATTAAGGTCGAAACGGAAGAAGCTTTGGGAGAAGGCCGTGGAGATAGATGATCTATGTGGAGAGGGTGATGCATGGTGGGGTGTTCGAGGTTACATGCGAGACAATTTCAACCATAGCAATAAGGCCATTTCATATGAAGAGCATTTCCAGAACAGTAGGTTTGTTGAATCTATGGTGGATTTGTATTGGGAGCTTCCTCCTGTTGCTGGTCCATCCTTAACACATCAAACAAGGTATGACCCAGCACGTGCAGCTGACCCTATCATCGAAGATGGTCGCTATGCCCTTTTCAGAAGAACCGGTCTAGAAAGATTGGATGCATCAGTGTTCAACGGTTACACCCAGATGGCATATGTTGAGATATCAAGTTCAAAGTTGAACACAAATGATGTTTGA
- the LOC101763298 gene encoding anthocyanidin 5,3-O-glucosyltransferase, with protein sequence MDKTVVLYPCHLIGHLTPMVQLAKLFVQHGVAVTVALVEPQVESASFSAVVARAAATNPSVTFHVLPPPTPSEEAPRKIFDYLRHMDAPLRDFLRSLPKVHAILLDMFCAGSLDIAAELNIPAYFFMASGASILAIFLNLPSVAASTDRNSLSELGDSPLCLPGAPPFKATDLPQVVVDEDTSQGFLRIFKRLPEANGILINTFESLEARAVSALRDGLCVPGRPTPPVYCIGPLVTEGGDKKQECLEWLDTQPDNSITFLSFGSLGTFSKKQLHEIAVGLEKSERRFLWVVRSPSSDEKNIFEKLPEPDLDALLPEGFLERTKDQGLVVKSWAPQVEVLGHRATGAFMTHCGWNSTLEGILAGLPLLCWPMYAEQRLNKVFIVEEFKLGVVLRGYDEEVVKAEEVEEKVRWVMGSEGGRALRERAAAEKSTAVKALSEGGASHAAFVEFLNSL encoded by the coding sequence ATGGACAAGACCGTGGTTCTGTACCCATGCCATCTCATCGGCCACCTCACGCCGATGGTCCAGCTGGCCAAGCTCTTCGTCCAGCACGGCGTCGCTGTCACCGTCGCCCTCGTGGAGCCGCAGGTCGAGTCGGCCAGCTTCTCCGCTGTAGTTGCCCGTGCCGCGGCCACCAACCCGTCCGTCACCTTCCATGTGCTGCCACCGCCCACCCCCTCCGAAGAAGCCCCACGCAAGATTTTCGACTACCTCCGCCACATGGACGCGCCGCTCCGGGACTTCCTCCGCTCACTGCCCAAGGTCCATGCGATCCTGCTCGACATGTTCTGTGCTGGGTCGTTGGACATCGCCGCTGAGCTCAACATACCCGCCTACTTCTTCATGGCCTCTGGCGCCAGCATccttgcaatctttttgaaccTTCCTAGCGTGGCCGCCAGTACAGATAGAAATAGTCTTTCCGAGCTTGGAGACTCGCCGCTTTGTCTCCCTGGCGCTCCTCCATTTAAAGCTACGGATCTCCCACAGGTTGTAGTCGACGAGGACACCTCCCAAGGCTTTCTTCGCATATTTAAAAGGCTGCCAGAGGCCAATGGAATTCTTATCAATACGTTCGAGTCACTGGAAGCGCGTGCAGTAAGTGCTCTCAGGGACGGCCTGTGCGTCCCTGGCCGGCCGACACCACCGGTCTATTGCATCGGGCCGTTGGTAACGGAAGGCGGAGACAAGAAGCAAGAGTGCCTCGAGTGGCTGGACACGCAGCCGGACAATAGCATCACGTTCCTCTCTTTTGGGAGCTTGGGTACATTCTCCAAGAAGCAGCTCCACGAGATTGCCGTCGGCTTGGAGAAATCGGAGCGGAGGTTCCTCTGGGTCGTCAGAAGCCCAAGCAGCGACgagaaaaatatttttgagaAGCTCCCTGAGCCAGACCTTGACGCACTCCTCCCCGAAGGATTCTTGGAAAGAACGAAAGACCAGGGGCTCGTAGTCAAGTCTTGGGCACCGCAGGTGGAGGTGCTCGGGCACAGGGCGACAGGTGCCTTCATGACGCACTGTGGGTGGAACTCAACGCTCGAAGGGATCCTGGCGGGGCTGCCGCTGCTATGTTGGCCAATGTACGCGGAGCAAAGGTTGAACAAGGTGTTCATCGTGGAGGAGTTTAAGCTTGGGGTGGTGCTGAGGGGTTACGACGAGGAGGTAGTGAAGGCCGAggaagtggaagaaaaggtcAGGTGGGTGATGGGTTCCGAGGGTGGAAGGGCCCTTCGTGAGCGCGCCGCAGCTGAGAAGAGCACGGCGGTTAAAGCGTTGAGTGAAGGAGGCGCATCTCATGCTGCTTTTGTTGAATTCCTGAATAGTTTGTAG
- the LOC101771247 gene encoding anthocyanidin 5,3-O-glucosyltransferase — MTKTVVLYPGLGVGHLTPMVELAKLFLQHGVAVTVALVEPPVKAPDFSAAVARAAASNPSITFHVLPPLAADAPPAGSSSDDTPKHHVIQMFDHLGAMNAPLRDFLRSLPAVDALVIDMFCADALDVAAELKLPAYFFYASGAGDLAVFLNMPSVRANMTMSLEEFRDSVLSLPGAPPFKASDLPAAILTDSEAAKAVLRMFQRMPESNGILINTFESLETRAARALRDGLCVPYRATPPVYCVGPLVSGGGEKEHECIRWLDAQPDRSVVFLTFGSLGTFPKKQLEEIAAGLEKSGQRFLWVVRSPRSADQNLNEPLGEPDLDALLPDGFLERTKGRGLVLKSWAPQVDVLRHRATGAFVTHCGWNSTLEGIVAGLQLLCWPLYAEQRMNMVFIVEEMKLGVEMRGYDEEMVTAEEVETKLRWVMESEDGRALRERVLVVKDRAADALKEGGSSYAAFVEFLEDLETVNRS; from the coding sequence ATGACAAAGACCGTGGTTCTGTACCCGGGCCTCGGCGTCGGCCACCTCACGCCGATGGTTGAGCTGGCCAAGCTCTTCCTCCAGCACGgcgtcgccgtcaccgtcgcGCTCGTCGAGCCGCCCGTCAAGGCCCCCGACTTCTCCGCTGCGGTCGCTCGCGCCGCGGCCTCCAACCCCTCCATCACCTTCCACGTCCTGCCGCCGCTGGCAGCGGACGCGCCACCAGCCGGTTCCAGCTCCGACGACACCCCCAAGCACCACGTCATCCAGATGTTCGACCACCTCGGCGCCATGAACGCGCCTCTCCGCGACTTCCTCCGCTCTCTGCCCGCCGTCGACGCGCTCGTCATCGACATGTTCTGCGCCGACGCCCTCGACGTCGCGGCCGAGCTCAAGCTGCCCGCCTACTTCTTCTACGCCTCGGGCGCGGGAGATCTCGCCGTCTTCCTCAACATGCCGAGCGTGCGAGCCAACATGACCATGAGTTTAGAGGAGTTCCGCGACTCCGTCCTCTCCTTGCCGGGCGCTCCTCCGTTCAAAGCTTCCGATTTGCCGGCGGCAATTCTCACGGACAGCGAGGCAGCCAAGGCCGTCCTCCGCATGTTCCAGCGGATGCCAGAGTCAAATGGGATCCTCATCAACACTTTCGAGTCGCTGGAGACGCGTGCGGCGCGCGCGCTCAGGGACGGCCTGTGCGTCCCATACCGTGCCACGCCGCCGGTCTACTGCGTCGGGCCGCTGGTCTCGGGAGGCGGAGAGAAGGAGCACGAGTGCATCCGGTGGCTGGACGCGCAGCCAGACCGCAGCGTCGTGTTCCTCACCTTCGGCAGCTTGGGCACGTTCCCGAAGAAGCAGCTCGAGGAGATCGCTGCTGGCCTGGAGAAATCAGGGCAGAGATTTCTATGGGTCGTGCGCAGCCCGCGCAGCGCCGACCAAAACTTAAACGAGCCACTTGGGGAGCCAGACCTTGACGCCCTCCTGCCAGACGGATTCTTGGAGAGGACCAAGGGCAGAGGGCTCGTGCTCAAGTCTTGGGCGCCGCAGGTGGACGTGCTGCGCCATAGAGCGACCGGAGCTTTCGTcacgcactgcgggtggaactcgacgcTGGAGGGCATCGTGGCAGGGCTACAGTTGCTGTGTTGGCCGCTGTACGCGGAGCAGAGGATGAACATGGTGTTCATTGTGGAGGAGATGAAGCTTGGGGTGGAGATGAGAGGCTACGACGAGGAGATGGTGACAGCTGAGGAGGTGGAGACGAAGCTTCGGTGGGTGATGGAATCGGAGGACGGACGTGCGCTTAGAGAGCGTGTGCTGGTGGTGAAAGATAGAGCTGCCGACGCGCTCAAGGAAGGGGGCTCGTCTTATGCTGCTTTTGTCGAATTCCTAGAGGATTTAGAGACTGTCAATCGATCGTGA